The Ovis canadensis isolate MfBH-ARS-UI-01 breed Bighorn chromosome 18, ARS-UI_OviCan_v2, whole genome shotgun sequence genome has a segment encoding these proteins:
- the RAMAC gene encoding RNA guanine-N7 methyltransferase activating subunit: MTDTSEAVPNFEEMFASRFTEDDKEYQEYLKRPPESPPIVEEWNSRAGGGLRNRGNRLQDNRQFRGRDSRRGWPSDNRSNQWHGRSWGNNYPQHRQEPYYPHQYGHYGYNQRPPYGYY, from the exons ATGACTGACACTTCTGAAGCTGTTCCAAATTTTGAAGAGATGTTTGCCAGTAGATTCACAGAAGATGACAAAGAATACCAAGAATACTTAAAACGCCCTCCCGAGTCTCCTCCGATCGTTGAGGAATGGAATAGCAGAGCTGGTGGTGGCCTGAGAAATAGAGGCAATCG GTTGCAAGATAACAGACAGTTTAGAGGTAGGGATAGCAGACGGGGGTGGCCAAGTGACAATCGATCCAATCAATGGCATGGACGATCCTGGGGTAACAATTACCCGCAGCACAGACAAGAACCTTACTACCCCCATCAATATGGACACTATGGTTACAACCAAAGGCCTCCTTATGGCTACTACTGA
- the C18H15orf40 gene encoding UPF0235 protein C15orf40 homolog: MRLLGYGLRLLEAGSGSRPVTRLPLGADMPKKGGATNKGKNQSKEPERPLPPLGPVTVDPKGGVSIAIHAKPGSKQNAVTDVTAEAVSVAIAAPPTEGEANAELCRYLSKVLELRKSDVVLDKGGKSREKVVKLLASTPPEEILEKLKKQVEKK, encoded by the exons ATGCGGCTGTTAGGCTACGGGTTGAGGCTGCTCGAAGCTGGGTCTGGTTCTCGGCCTGTCACCCGGCTCCCTTTGGGCGCCGACATGCCTAAGAAAGGTGGTGCGACGAACAAG GGTAAAAACCAGAGCAAGGAACCAGAGAGACCACTCCCTCCCTTAGGTCCTGTGACGGTTGATCCTAAAGGCGGTGTCAGCATAGCCATCCATGCCAAACCTGGTTCCAAACAAAATGCTGTGACAG ACGTGACAGCCGAGGCTGTGAGTGTAGCCATTGCAGCGCCTCCAACAGAGGGAGAGGCTAACGCGGAGCTGTGTCGCTATCTTTCCAAAGTCTTAGAACTCAGGAAGAGTGATGTGGTTTTGGATAAG GGTGGTAAATCTCGTGAAAAAGTGGTGAAGCTTTTGGCCTCCACACCTCCAGAAGAGATCTTGGAGAAATTGAAAAAGCaagttgaaaagaaataa